The region TCGGCCTTGAGCGCCGCCTCGTCGAGCACCTGCACCAGGCCTTCGCCGCCGCCGGACACGGCCACCGGGTTGCGCCCGAAGAACTTGCGCCGGCCGTTGACCACCTGCGAGGTCGAGCCGTAGAAGGGCGTGAAGCGAACGCCCTTGGATTTGAGCCACACCATGCATTCCAGGCTCTGCTTGATGAGGGTCTCGGTGAGGTCCGGGTCGCAGCGGAACGCGGTGACGCGGAACATGTCGTCGAAGAATTCGTCGACGGTGTTGGTGTCCCAGTCGGTGTTCTCCGCTTCCTCGTCGCTGATGTCGATGAGGCGGCGCAGGTCGTTGACGTCGTTGTAGGCGATGCGCATCGCGCCGCCCGCGAAGCGGCTGTTGCCGCCGGCCTCGTACTGCGGCGCCGCTTCCAGCACCACGACGCGGGCGCCTTCGTCCCGGGCGGACAGCGCCGCGCACAACGCGGCGTTGCCCTTGCCCACCACGATGACGTCGTATTCCTTCATGCTCTGCTGCTCCTGTAAGTCGGTTGGGGTGGGCTACAGCGTGGTGCGCTGCTCGTCGGGCACGCCGTAGCGCTCCTCGAGCTGCTGCACCTGCGGCAGCCCCGCGATGTCGGTGAACTGGCGGAAGTCGGCGATGTGCGGGCGCAGGTGGCCCACGGTGCCGGTGCGCGCGAGTTCGGCGAAGGTGTGTTCGATGGCGGGCACGGCCGCCATCAAGCCGCAATGGGGGAAGAAGGCGAGCTGGAAACCCAGCGCGCCGAGCTCGGCCGTGTCGATGCCGCTGTCGGGCGCGAGGCTGCAGGAGAGCGGCATGCCCGCGAGTTCGCTCGCGATCGCGACGGCGCGTGCCGGGTCGCGCAGCATGCCGACGTGGATCATGTCCGCGCCGGCTTCGCGATAGCGCGCCGCGCGGCCGGCGACGGTGGCGAGCGAGGAGGCCTGCGCCGCGCCTTCGACGGCCGCGATCAGCACGAGTGGGGCGCCTGCCCGCACGTCGACCGCCGCGCGCAGCTTGGCGGCCATGTCGGCGACGGAGATGGACGCCGTGGCGTGGCGATGCGCCCGCGGCTCCTGGGCGTCGCAGAGCATGACGCCCGCGGCGCCCGCGCGCTGCAGTTCGGAAACCGTGCGGCGCACGTTGATCGGGTTGCCGAAGCCGGTGCCCGCATCGACCACCGTCGCGAGACCGGATGACGCGATGCAGCGCGATGCGTTGTCCACCAGTTCGGTTGCGGTCAGCAGGCCGGCGTCCGCCGTCCCGAGGCGGTTCAGCGCGGAACCCGCGAGGCTCACGAAAGCGACCTCGAAGCCGGCGATCGCCACCATCCGGCCCATGAGGCCGTCGGCGGTCTCGGGCACCGCCCGGCAGCTTCCCGCCGACAGCAGGGCGCGCAACCGCGCCGGCGCCGAGCTTTCGGGGGTGAGGACACCATTTCTGGCGTTATCGTTCTGCTGCATAGAACTTAGATTCTGAACTGGAGCTATCATCCGGGTTAGCGCTATCTTTTGTCAATCGCTTTTGGCGGCCATCGGGGTTTACTCGGATAAGTGGTTGCCGCCCTTGACAAGCGCTGGAGCGGGGGCGGACACTCCTTTTTAATAACAGACCGATAGTTCTGCGTAGCAGAACATCTTGAACCAAGGATACGGGATGAGTGAGATCCGGCCGCTGTTGATCCACGGCGAGTGGGTGCGCGACACGGGAGCGACGCTGAGCTCCCAGAACCCCGCGACGGGCGCGCAGAACGAAGCGCTGGCGGCGGCAACGCCCGAGGTCGTGGCCGAAGCCGTGCGCTCCTCGCGCAAGGCCGCGGCCGACCCGGCGTGGCGCAGGATGCTGCCGCACCAGCGCGCGCGGCTGCTGACGAAGCTCGCCGACATCGTCGCCGCGCGCAACGCGGACTTCGCGCGGGCGCAGATGGTGGAAAACGGCAAGCCGCAATCCGAGTGCAAGGCCCAGGCCACCGCCGCCGAGGGCATTTACCGCTACTACGCGGCCGTGTGCGAGACGGTGGGCTCCGAGGTGACGCCGTCGCGCGGCAACTACATCTCCATGACGAGCTACGAGCCCTATGGCGTCGTCGCCGCGATCACGCCCTGGAACTCGCCGCTCACGATGGAGGCGCAGAAAGTCGCGGCCGCGCTCGCCGCGGGCAACGCCGTGATCCTCAAGCCCTCCGAAGTCACGCCGTCCTGCGCGCTGGAGCTCGGCCGCGCGGCGCTGGACGCGGGTTTTCCGCCCGGCATCCTCAACGTGCTGCCCGGCACCGGCGCGCAAGCCGGCGACGCGCTGGTCAAGCACCCCGACGTGCGCATGGTGTCCTTCACCGGCGGCACGGAAAGCGGCCGACGCATCGCGCGCGCCGCCGCGGAAAAGCTCATGCCCGTGGCGCTGGAGCTGGGCGGCAAGTCTCCGCACATCGTCTTCGCCGATGCGGACCTCGACGCGGCCGCGGCGGCGGTGGCGGGCGGCATCTTCGAGGGGACGGGCCAGTCCTGCGTCGCGGGTTCGCGCCTCTTCGTGCAACGCGCCTGCTACGACGCGCTCGTCGGCAAGGTCGTGCAGCACGCGCGCGCCCTCGCGCTCGGCCTGCCCGATGCGCCGGGCACGCAGATGGGCCCGCTCGCGTCCTTCGTGCATCGCGAGCGCATCGAGAAGTTCGTGGCCTCGGCGCGCGAGGAGGGCGGCGAGATCCTCACCGGCGGCGCGCGCCCGGGTGGTGCGTCGCTGCAAGCCGGCGCGTATTACGAAGCGACCGTGATCGCCGGCCTGCCGAACACCGCCACCGTGTGCCAGCAGGAAATCTTCGGCCCGGTGCTCGTCGTGCTGCCCTTCGACGACGAGGACGACCTCGTGGCGCAGGCGAACGACTCGGCCTTCGGCCTGGCCTCGGGCATCTGGACGGGCAGCTACCAGAAGGCCTGGCGCGTCGCGCAGCGGCTGGAGGCGGGCACGGTCTGGATCAACACCTACAAGCAGCTGTCCATCGCGACGCCCTTCGGCGGCTACAAGGACAGCGGGCTCGGCCGCGAGAAAGGTATCTCCGGCATGCGCCTGTACCAGCAGCAAAAAAGCCTGTATTGGGGCCTGTGAGCCCCGACCGCCAAGGACACGAATGAGCACACAACGAACCATCGGATTCATCGGCCTGGGCGTCATGGGCGAGCCCATGTGCCGCAACCTCGCGACAAAGAGCGGGCAGCGCGTGCTGTGCCACGACCTGTCGCCCGCGCCCATGCAGCGCCTTTCCGAGTACGGCGCGCAGCCCTGCGCGGACGTGGCGGAGCTGATGCAGGCGAGCGACGTCGTGATGATCTGCCTGCCCTCCGGCAAGGCGGTGACGGAGCTCATCGCGCGGCTGCTGCCGCACGTGCGCCAGGGACAGGTCTTCGTGGACCTGAGCACCTCCGGCGTCGACGTCGCGCGGCACTCGGAAGCGCTGCTGCGCGCGAAAGGCGCGCGCTTCATCGACACGCCGATTGCGCGCACCCGCCAGGCGGCGGAGAACGGCACGCTGCTCATCATGGCGGGGGGCGACGCGGCCACGATCGACGAGGTGCGGCCCCTGCTGCAATGCGTCGCGACCGACATCACCCACTGCGGCCCCATCGGCGCGGGGCAGATGACGAAGATCCTGAACAACATGGTGATGTTCCAGACCGGCCTCGCGCTCTCGGAGGCGTATGCGATCGCGCAGCGCGCGGGCTTCGATGCGAACACCATCTTCGGCACGCTCAGCCAGGGCTCGGGCGACAGCTTCGCGCTGCGCAACCACGGCATGAAGGCCATCCTGCCCGGCGAATTCCCGATGCGCGCGTTCTCGGTGCAGTACGCGCGCAAGGACCTGTCGTACGCGATCTCGATGGCCAGGGACATGGGCATCACCGTGCGCGGCTGCGACGCGGTGGATGAAACCTTCCGCAGCGCCATCGACGCCGGGCAGGGCGACAGGTACTGGCCGGTGATCAGCCGCGTGATCGACGGCACCGCCGCCCCCACCACCCCGCAGGAAAGGGCCCCAGCATGAACACCCGCCGCCGCTTCGTAGGATCGATGTCCGCCCTGGCCGCGCTCGCCGCCGGCGCCCCGCTGCGCGCGCGCGCGCAGGCCGCGGCGTCCGCGCAAGGCTTCCCGAACAAGCCGATCAAGATCGTCTGCCCGTACGCCGCGGGCGGCCCGAGCGACATGGTCACGCGCATCGTTGCGCAG is a window of Caenimonas aquaedulcis DNA encoding:
- a CDS encoding isocitrate lyase/PEP mutase family protein, with translation MQQNDNARNGVLTPESSAPARLRALLSAGSCRAVPETADGLMGRMVAIAGFEVAFVSLAGSALNRLGTADAGLLTATELVDNASRCIASSGLATVVDAGTGFGNPINVRRTVSELQRAGAAGVMLCDAQEPRAHRHATASISVADMAAKLRAAVDVRAGAPLVLIAAVEGAAQASSLATVAGRAARYREAGADMIHVGMLRDPARAVAIASELAGMPLSCSLAPDSGIDTAELGALGFQLAFFPHCGLMAAVPAIEHTFAELARTGTVGHLRPHIADFRQFTDIAGLPQVQQLEERYGVPDEQRTTL
- a CDS encoding aldehyde dehydrogenase; this encodes MSEIRPLLIHGEWVRDTGATLSSQNPATGAQNEALAAATPEVVAEAVRSSRKAAADPAWRRMLPHQRARLLTKLADIVAARNADFARAQMVENGKPQSECKAQATAAEGIYRYYAAVCETVGSEVTPSRGNYISMTSYEPYGVVAAITPWNSPLTMEAQKVAAALAAGNAVILKPSEVTPSCALELGRAALDAGFPPGILNVLPGTGAQAGDALVKHPDVRMVSFTGGTESGRRIARAAAEKLMPVALELGGKSPHIVFADADLDAAAAAVAGGIFEGTGQSCVAGSRLFVQRACYDALVGKVVQHARALALGLPDAPGTQMGPLASFVHRERIEKFVASAREEGGEILTGGARPGGASLQAGAYYEATVIAGLPNTATVCQQEIFGPVLVVLPFDDEDDLVAQANDSAFGLASGIWTGSYQKAWRVAQRLEAGTVWINTYKQLSIATPFGGYKDSGLGREKGISGMRLYQQQKSLYWGL
- a CDS encoding NAD(P)-dependent oxidoreductase, with the translated sequence MGACEPRPPRTRMSTQRTIGFIGLGVMGEPMCRNLATKSGQRVLCHDLSPAPMQRLSEYGAQPCADVAELMQASDVVMICLPSGKAVTELIARLLPHVRQGQVFVDLSTSGVDVARHSEALLRAKGARFIDTPIARTRQAAENGTLLIMAGGDAATIDEVRPLLQCVATDITHCGPIGAGQMTKILNNMVMFQTGLALSEAYAIAQRAGFDANTIFGTLSQGSGDSFALRNHGMKAILPGEFPMRAFSVQYARKDLSYAISMARDMGITVRGCDAVDETFRSAIDAGQGDRYWPVISRVIDGTAAPTTPQERAPA